AAGCCCCAGCTACAATGGTGTCATGCATGTGACTCTCCACAGAATCTGAAGGGCTCAACACAGAACCAACACCACCCTGAGCATAGTTTGTGTTGCTCTCATGAGGCTCAGCCTTGGTAATCACAGCGACAGAACCATGCTTTGCAACATCAAGAGCATAACGAAGGCCTGCAACTCCACTGCCAATGACAGCAaaatcaaaatactgagacattaGGGATCATTAGCAATCTTGCCGCCACTTATGATGCAATGGGCAGGTACCAGTCTTTAGCTATATTTTAGCAAACTGATTTATCTGTGTTTTTGTTGGTTTCCACAGTAGCTGTGATCTTCTCCCTCTGCTTCCCTTTGCCTATAGTTTGTGATATCTGTGTGCTTTCCAACTTATGATTTCACAGGCTTGATGATGCCATTGGAATTTTGGAATATCTGGTTGGCATGAGAGAAGAGAAGCTTGGAACAGAAACTCCTGATGTGGATGATGAGTGGCGGAGGTTAGCGGCGTTGTTGAAAGAAGCCGGCAGGGTCCAGAACAGGAAAACCAGATCACTAGTTACACTCCTTGACACCAACCCTGAGATCATAACAGAAGTTCATTTATACTTTTGTTGTATATTGATTGATGAATTAATATGTCTCATTCTTCTTTGTATGTCTCGATGTCAAtaaattggtgagagcattcTGTCAATGCCAATATAGAATTGATgaaacttttattttctattattggCGCACCAACTGCCTATGGAAAACTTCTAGTTGCTTCTTACCATAGATAGAGCAAGATACTAACCtttaatatatttgtttgttcCAAACGACATTAGATTTCAGTTAGCCATAAAAGAAAATCTGCAGAGAGCCAATCTCTGTGAATGGGGGTTGCCAACTGAGCATTAAGAATTGGCACTTTGGCTGATACGTTATTCTACTAATGAGTGCTTGATTTGGACCAAAGTTGGGCACTTTGGAtccattttcaaacaaaattttcctccaaattgcaGAGGAAATATCTCCGATATAGTATATTAAACTGATATTTATCCTTAAAGCACGAGTCACATGCATTATTAAtaatgcatgtgagaattacGTGCTCtaaggacacatgtcaatttttcaTCTGGTGAGTGCAGTGTTAAGCTATACacacaaaattcttttgtttggcatCCAATTATTAAGATGGTTCAGGGGGAAAGCAAGGAATTCCAAAACTCATAGATAAAGAACAACAGTGGGTTCCAAAATCAACACACAAAAATCTCACAACTTTTTCCAAAAccaataacaaaataaaggaTTTGAGGTAAAATAGGAGAAAACTCAACTTTTTGAGTGTTTCTTATTGATACATATAACGGGCTTGGTTGTGGCACTCCATTGCCAAGGGTGCTTCCAAACCTTTAAAGACTTTGTGGTTGTAGTTGGGCTGCAATTGTCTTGAGGTGAAAGATGATCTGTAAACATTCCAGACACTCAAGACGAGCATCCTTGCCCTTCCCTTtctttaaaagttttttttctgATGGAAAATTTTCCCAAGAATGAAGTTTCTTTATCTTGACTCTTAAAGGTAGAAGAGATGCTTTCAAAGTCAACCGAGGCAGAGGAAGGTGATAGGACGAAATAAAATACAATGACGAAATTGTCACATCTGATTTCCTTGTTAAATTTGGAGCTAAGTAagggatgagagagagagagagagaggcaccCAGTCGTCATCATAGGGTAaccaaaatttataaaatggcTTTAGGATGGCTAACCTAAATCTATAACAACTAGCATTTTATGactgttttttgttgtttaatgttaaATAGGCCAAAACTTTCCAACAATTTCATACTTGGATGCATATAGATTCAATACTTGTACAAAAAATTCACCAACAATGGTTAATAAAAAGTAGGGTTGAAAAAAACcacaatttaatataaaatacgGTTTTAGAGTGGCTAAATCTGTTAAACTtacaattaaattataataaaaaaaacctgCCAGATAGGCTATTATTCATTAGAATCAAACACATTGGCCCACAATGGAAGAAGAGGGGACAAGAAGGATGATATTACCATTTTGATACAattcaaagaacaaatttttattgaaaaaaaatgaatcagTAACAATAAATAACAAATGCTGTAAGATACACTTCCACCCTAACCTCAATGATGACTTACAAATATAATGGTAAAGACTTTATAAATACAAATGTTGGCAGCAAGGCCCCACTCTTTAACACATGAGCTGCTTGTGCAGTTGTCGTGAACACCAGGTACTCTTGACTGATGAACAAGGGAAAATAATTGTTGGGAGCCTCTTACTTTCCTCCAGATGAGGAAAATCGACCGTGTAGTGAAGCCCACGGCTTTCATGCCTGGCAAGGGCACTGCTGATCACCAGCTCTGCACAACAAAAGAGGTTCCTCATTTCACAAGCCTCAAGCCCCACCATTGTTGGCTCCCACCCTTGCTGAAATAAGTACTCTTCCCATTTAGCCTCCAACTCACCAATCTTTTGCTCTGCAAATTCCAGCCTTGTCGTCGACCGAACAATTCCCACATAATCCCACATGATTGATTGCAattctttccttgtttttcttgtcATTGTTAAAACTTTGTCCATAGCATCACTCCCAAGTGAAGAAGGAACAACTGGTCTACCCCACAAATTTGAAGTACTTAGATCATGTTTAGAACTCTTCATGTGATCAATTGAGGGCTGGACAGCTCTTCTTGCAAAAACTAGTGCTTCAAGTAATGAGTTACTAGCAAGTCGATTTGCTCCATGCAAACCTGTACATGCAACCTCTCCTGCCACATACAAGCCCTGAACATTTGTCTCCCCATGAAGCCCAGCGCGCACACCCCCACACATGTAATGAGCAGCGGGAACCACTGGAATCGGCTGACGGGTAATGTCCAGACCATACTGTAGGCACTCAGCAGCAATGTTGGGGAAGTGGGAGAGAATTTTTTCCCTGGCTCTGTGACTAATATCAAGGAACACATACTTCTCATTGCGCTTTTTAAGCTGGTCATCTATACTTCTTGCCACCACATCCCTGGGAGCAAGCTCTGCTCTCTCATCATACAAGGGCATGAACCTTTCCATGCCCAAATTGTACAGTATGCCTCCGTCACCCCTAACAGCTTCAGTAATAAGAAATGCATTCTCTCGAGACTTGGTTGGTTTGATGGGAAGGCCTTTGTCAGCTAAGGCAGTTGGGTGGAACTGCACAAATCTGAGCAATGatacgggaaaaaaaaaacagagctaTTATTTccattcacacacacacacacacactatatatatatatatatatatacacaccctAAATGAGATCTTCCAATATTAAAATGATTCAGGTGTGCACAAGCAGAGGTTAATCCTGATTTAGGATATTTTTAATCATATAACCAACCATACACAATTGGGCTAATTGACCAAATGAAACCAGGTAACCTCttaacaaaatcataaaaaaagaaCGGCTTTCATTCTTCAAAGCCCctaaaaaagactaaaagagGAATGTAGCTTATCTGGTATTGAATTCTACCCGTAGAGAATATCACATTGGTTCACTACAGAGAGATCATTTTTAGggcaatatatacatatacatatatatataaatctatatAATCTCCAATTTCATGCACCACCAAACGGATGACCTCACGCAGTCAAATGCTACGAAAAACAAGGCATTATGATTTCAGTTTGGGAAATTTAAAATCCTTTCAGAATTCTTGCATGATTATAAATTATCAATAACACAGCACTTTGAATATGTATGACAATTACGATAGAGAATTTCAATAGCTGATAAATATTTACTCACTCCATATTTGAAATAACAGCTTGAGCCCGATGGGCCATGGCCATTCCATCTCCCGTGGCTACCTGTAAGAATAAATCAAGCATGAAGCAGACCAAAGAGCATTATACTCATTATCAAACAGGTTTAATCTTTTAGATGATGTTTTACTATCCAATTAGAGTCAGATTTCACCAATTATAGGAAGAAATATTATTTCAGAATTAATATTAAATGGAGCACTAcatgcaaaagaaaagaaaaaattatacaatggagagagagagagagagagtgagagatgcGCTTGACTTCTGATCTCTTCGAAATCATCTCTCATTCTCTCACTATGTGCATCTTAGGTTAGAGCgcatcaataataataaaggaaaactTTGAACTTGAAGCTCTTATTTATTAAGTACTGCAGCAAGAAATCCATTTCGCATTAGCCCAGGAATGGGAGTAGCCGAATGGTCAAAAGTGACAGACTgtaaattgttgtaatattCTGAAATGTAGTattcaacccataaatagaacCACATCAATAACTTTCTCAGACAGAAAAACTTTCATTGTTATAATGTATAACATTTTTATGAGGGTATTGTCATCTTAAGAAGCAATTAATAAGTTTGTTCAGTGTGATACATGTCAAACAACTCCTTGGTAAGAGTCAGACTTTTCGGTGTTGAAATAGCTTCCTTCTACACATAAAGATATTTGTTGTCTTTTGCAGGGGCTATATAGAAGGCTTTTAAGGACCAGTCTAGGTTCCCACTCGCAAACATTTTGATAAGCGCTGTAGATTCTGGATGGTAGAAGTGTGAAAACATTTACCAGAGGATTTGTAGTTGTTGGATAGATATGTCCAGCCCCACCTGATGCAAGTAAAGTCACCTTTGAAATAAACCTTATCACCTGAAAATTCAAAAACGTAAAGGTTATGGAATAAAGATAGAGAGATTTTTTGGCATAATATTGCCCCATGGAATTTAAGAGACTTTAAATGGTAAATTCTGTTGTTACCTCTAATGTTTCAGTATTCAATGTGTCAACACCCAGACATATTGTGTCAGAGCAATCCTGTGATGTTGGTAACAAACTCACTTTAGTGAATGCTCATAAAGTAGTCATGCTACTGTGAAACGCCAAAGTTTACAAAGATAAATCAAATCAACATGAATAAAATCAATGAAGACTATCAGGACATTCAATTAGTATCATATGTTGAAATAGTGTCTTAATCCCACATCTAAGATATGCTTaaaatttctttcttaaaatcattccacaaataggaaaaaaaaaaggttttttttttttaattttttaattttttattttataagtaaaagaaagaaagaagttaTTCCACAAAAGGGTAGCATATATGAGcatgtaaaataaaaagtcaaaacaatcatttttcaaataagttaCTTGAATAAATTACCTGACAAGTTAGTAAATCTATCGCAAAATGATGTTCAAACACAGAAATATTTGGATCATTGACAACTGCCTTCAGTAGAGCCCGCTCAATCTCCCTTCCAGTCATATCAGCAGCATGAACAATTCTGTGATGAGAGTGCCCCCCCTCCCTTGCTAGATGCAAGTTCCCATCTTCCCCATGATCAAATGAGGCACCCATAGCAATCAATTCTCTGATTCTGTCAGGTCCTTCTGTACAGACAACCTGCTTAAAATAACCAAACTTGAGAAATAGCTCAACAACTACACAACAAGCACTCAAATAAGACAACAGAATAAACACAACCAACGAACATGCAAagaaaattcacatttttttattttttgtcacatcAAAAGTGCTTACTAACTGAATGTTATTAAGTGGAACAATATGTCATTCTCAGTTCATATAAACCAAGGGCATTAATTATAGTTCCGTGTACTAGCTCTAAGGGGGTTGAGAAAAATGAGGGCCTGAGATACTGGACAATGCAAATCCTGTATCAATTTGAATGTTGCCCATTCATTTTAATCCATGGCTAAAATTGTGAAGAGTAAGAGACTCAAACAAACATTTGTTAGCTATAAACAAAAAGACCATATTGTATGGCCCACAACATCATAATGTAATAAATTCATACCAGAGAGCAGAGTTCATATATGAATGATATAGACAAATTTTTAGATTTGAAACTAACCCTGACAGTCTCCTCATCACATAGATAAGCCCCTGCTACAATGGTGTCGTGCATGTGACTCTCCACAGAATCTGAAGGGCACAACACAGCACTAACACCACCCTGAGCATAGTTTGTGTTGCTCTCATGAGGCTCAGCCTTGGTAATCACAGCGACAGATCCATGCTTTGCAACTTCAAGAGCATAACGAAGGCCTGCAACTCCACTGCCAATGATAGCAAAATCAAAATACTTTGTGGAACCATCTCTCAAGCACGATGAAGTGACAGTTCTAAGGGGCTTCCAATGCTCACTAAATGGAGATTGGGAAAAATTACATCTCTGGATCTGCAAGAGCTTAGATACTCCACGTGACCTGGAAGATTAAGAGGGGGGAAGGAGGGAGTTCTACAAAGTTAGAATAGAAGTATGAGCCAAATTTTTTGAGAATTTCCACTTCATTGACATAATTAACAGTCAAGGGAACCGTCTCAATGCTAACATAAAAACAGTGACATGTGGACAACCAGTGCTCTCTGGTAGAACGGAAGTGTAAATCAATGACATTAGAATGTATGGAGACATCCAACTCATTCTCAAAAATAATCTTTTGAAGGCACAAGGAAATTGTCCCCGGAAAACTTAATTGGGCACTACTTATAGAATAATTAAAGaagttgtataaaaaaattgatgtctAAAAATGTACCATGAAAGCTCTTTCTGTATGCATCTCTTGAATGTTACACCGGAAACCCAAGAAGTTGTTCTACAACCTTGTCCCTTGCCTAGTGTTGCACTATAATGCAAGCTGCCGGTTCCAGCAGGTATACAAGTTGTCATTTGCAATACCTCTGCCAGATAACAAGAGTAAGAGCTCAAAGTTAGATCACTacttctcttttcaa
This window of the Corylus avellana chromosome ca5, CavTom2PMs-1.0 genome carries:
- the LOC132180815 gene encoding L-aspartate oxidase 2-a, chloroplastic, yielding MTTCIPAGTGSLHYSATLGKGQGCRTTSWVSGVTFKRCIQKELSWSRGVSKLLQIQRCNFSQSPFSEHWKPLRTVTSSCLRDGSTKYFDFAIIGSGVAGLRYALEVAKHGSVAVITKAEPHESNTNYAQGGVSAVLCPSDSVESHMHDTIVAGAYLCDEETVRVVCTEGPDRIRELIAMGASFDHGEDGNLHLAREGGHSHHRIVHAADMTGREIERALLKAVVNDPNISVFEHHFAIDLLTCQDCSDTICLGVDTLNTETLEVIRFISKVTLLASGGAGHIYPTTTNPLVATGDGMAMAHRAQAVISNMEFVQFHPTALADKGLPIKPTKSRENAFLITEAVRGDGGILYNLGMERFMPLYDERAELAPRDVVARSIDDQLKKRNEKYVFLDISHRAREKILSHFPNIAAECLQYGLDITRQPIPVVPAAHYMCGGVRAGLHGETNVQGLYVAGEVACTGLHGANRLASNSLLEALVFARRAVQPSIDHMKSSKHDLSTSNLWGRPVVPSSLGSDAMDKVLTMTRKTRKELQSIMWDYVGIVRSTTRLEFAEQKIGELEAKWEEYLFQQGWEPTMVGLEACEMRNLFCCAELVISSALARHESRGLHYTVDFPHLEESKRLPTIIFPCSSVKSTWCSRQLHKQLMC